The following is a genomic window from Bacteroidota bacterium.
TCTCCAGGTATGTAAGCAATAACCTCCACCTTATTTGTAAGCCTTACCTTGGCCACTTTACGCATAGCGGAATTTGGCTTTTTAGGAGTGGTTGTGTACACACGTGTACAAACACCACGCTTTTGAGGAGCGGAGTTTAGCGCCGCTGATTTACTTCTGTTAGGTGCTTTAAAACGCCCTTTACGCACTAATTGTTGAATTGTTGGCATGTTTAATTTTTTATAAAAAACTAATATTTTACTATAGTTAAAACAAAAAAATAGTCCACCCTATTTTTAGGGGGACGGCAAAGGTAAGAAAAATAATTATAAACAAAAGGTCGTTTATAATTATTTTTTAGAAAAAAGGCTGATTGGTACCGGCCAAGTAAGGTGTTTTCAGATCACTCAGCTCACATATCTTGATCAACTCTTCAGGGAACACTGAACAGCTGTGCAAGAAGTATAATGAGAGTGCATTTTATTGAAAATCAAGGTGTCGTGAGGCTGACATTAATCGCACACCCGTTTTTATCGGTAACATTTATGGTGTATGCACCCGGACAAATATGATTCTTATACCTGTTTGTATACCCATCCGGCCATGTGTAACTGTATGGACTTGTTCCTCCCACAGCATTTACCATTATCCATTCTTTGCAGCCGCAACCTGCACATGCTGCTGCTCCTTTAGTAAACTGCCCGGTCAAGGGCGAAGGTGATACAATACTGGTTGTGTTAGTGGCTGTACAGCCCTTATTATCAGTGATTGTTACAGTATATGTTCCCGATGATAAACCCGAAATTGTTGAACCTGAAATTCCGCCACCCCAAGTATAGGTATATGGTGTTGTACCACTGAGGCCTGTTGCCGATGCCGATCCGCTTCCTCCATTACAAACGGCATTAGTTGGTGTGACATTTACAGTAACCGCCGGATTGACTGTTACAACTGCTGTTGAAGTTGAGGTATTACCGCCCGAATCCCTTATTGTTACAGTGTAAGTTGTAGTTGATACAGGACAGGGAGTTATGTTCTGTGTTGTTGCACCATTATTCCAGGAATAAGTATATGGTGCATTACCTCCAGCTGCGCTTGAAGTTACTGTGGCACATGTGCCAGGACATACCAAACTGCCTGTAGCTGTGGCCGTAGGACCGCCGCTACAGGTTATTACTGTTATGGTAGATGTCACATTTTTTGAACATCCGCCGGAAGTAACCGTATGGCTTATAGTATAACTTCCTGTTGATAGAAAAGTGTATGAAAAATCTGTGGTTGTGCCGCTCACATTGGCAGGGCTTATTGGTGATATGACCCAGTTGTATGTTACCCCTGTACCGGGAGGAGTACCGGTATTGGTAAAATTAACGCCGGCTCCCACACATACTGTCGCGCCGGGAGAAATTGTAAATGTGGCCACATTGGAATTAGGAGTATCAGTTATTGAAAAAGTTTTAGTAGATGTGCAACCGCTTCCATCTGTTACCATCGCAGTATAATTTCCGGCTGATATGCCTGTTGCGGGATTGACTGTCTGAGCGGAACCGCTCCAGGAATAAGTGTAGGGAAGAGTTCCTCCTGAAACAACAGCATTTGCACTTCCTCCATTACCGCAAGTTCCATTGGTCACTGTCACTGAAAAACTTGAAGGGGGTATGATGGTGACAACAGCCTTTTGCGTTGAGCTGCAACCATTAGCATCCCGAACTGTCACCGTATAGTTGCCTGCAGCGAGTCCTGTAGCAGTTTGTGTTGTTTGTCCGTTACTCCAGTTATAAGTGTAGGGTGATGTTCCGCCGGTTGTGGTTACAGTTGAATTTCCGTTATTTAAACCACAGGTTCCCTGTTTACCCGCGGTAATAACAGGTACAATAGAAGGAGGCTGTGTAATGGTCACGGATTGCGTAAGCGTACAACCGGCAGCATCGGTTACTTTCACTGTATATGTTCCGGCACTCAGATTTGTGGCAGTTTGAGTGGTTTGCCCGTTGCTCCAGGAATAGGTATAGCCAGGAGTTCCCCCTGAAGGTGTTGATGTGACACTTCCCTGCACTGTACAGGTTCCATTGAAAGGAGTAATAGCGGCCGATAGAGTTCCGCTGGTGTTTATCGTTATTGTTTTTTGCCCTATACATCCATTCGCATCTCTTACAATTACGGTAAATATTCCTGCACCAAGTCCGGTGGCAGTAGCATTTGTTTGACCGTTGCTCCAGCTGTATGTATAGGGCAATGTACCTCCGGCCGGTGTTGCTGTTCCAGTGCCATTAGCTGAACCGCAGCTGCTGTTTACAAAAGTAGTGCTGACCGCAACAGTTGGGTTGATCACAACTGTTTTGGTGATAGAATCTTTCGGACAACCCACAATCAAT
Proteins encoded in this region:
- a CDS encoding PKD domain-containing protein, which translates into the protein GFDIVFFKMKTAGTGAADLLYSSYFGGNGQDYNGTYDCAPICANPAGEVFIAYTTHSTNVPTTPGVYIPNNGSASDQPVIFKMKSTLPTLNYTFAIGTCNNTVNFTGTASGTCIWQQTWSPNYWLWDFGDGQTSNLQNPTHVYGAPGTYNVKLIVGCPKDSITKTVVINPTVAVSTTFVNSSCGSANGTGTATPAGGTLPYTYSWSNGQTNATATGLGAGIFTVIVRDANGCIGQKTITINTSGTLSAAITPFNGTCTVQGSVTSTPSGGTPGYTYSWSNGQTTQTATNLSAGTYTVKVTDAAGCTLTQSVTITQPPSIVPVITAGKQGTCGLNNGNSTVTTTGGTSPYTYNWSNGQTTQTATGLAAGNYTVTVRDANGCSSTQKAVVTIIPPSSFSVTVTNGTCGNGGSANAVVSGGTLPYTYSWSGSAQTVNPATGISAGNYTAMVTDGSGCTSTKTFSITDTPNSNVATFTISPGATVCVGAGVNFTNTGTPPGTGVTYNWVISPISPANVSGTTTDFSYTFLSTGSYTISHTVTSGGCSKNVTSTITVITCSGGPTATATGSLVCPGTCATVTSSAAGGNAPYTYSWNNGATTQNITPCPVSTTTYTVTIRDSGGNTSTSTAVVTVNPAVTVNVTPTNAVCNGGSGSASATGLSGTTPYTYTWGGGISGSTISGLSSGTYTVTITDNKGCTATNTTSIVSPSPLTGQFTKGAAACAGCGCKEWIMVNAVGGTSPYSYTWPDGYTNRYKNHICPGAYTINVTDKNGCAINVSLTTP
- a CDS encoding 30S ribosomal protein S12, translating into MPTIQQLVRKGRFKAPNRSKSAALNSAPQKRGVCTRVYTTTPKKPNSAMRKVAKVRLTNKVEVIAYIPGEGHNLQEHSIVLIRGGRVKDLPGVRYHIVRGALDTAGVEGRNQRRSKYGTKKPKAGAKGAAPAAK